The DNA sequence GATCAGTCCATAATAGACTAATCGCAGGTCAATGTAGTGTATATATATTGcataaaaacaaagcaaaaagtACAGAAAAGCCCCTCACTTAAGtcgcaaccctaaaacactgAAATCTGGACCCAATAGGACCAAAAGGCCCCAATCGGGTCTTGGTTCTGACGCCAATCCCTTATCGGGATTAGCGTTAattcttaacactccccctcaaggtGGAGCATACACaacacccatgctcagcttgatACAACCATTGCGAAAAGTGGGGGAAAACAAGGACTTAGTGAACATGTCAGCTAACTGATCCgatgaaggaacaaaaggagtTTCAGTCAGCCTCCTCAgaacagcatcacgaacaaaatgACAGTCCACTTCTATGTGTTTGGTTCTCTCATGGAAGACCGGATTACTAGCAATATAAACCGCAGCTTGGTTGTCATAATACATTTTCATTGGCTTGGTCATTGGAAACCCCAACTCCAAAAGTAACGACTgtagccacatcaactcagcagtgGTATGAGCTATAGCTCTGTACTCAGCTTCTGCACTGGACCGGGCAATAGTAGTCTGCTTTTTGTTGCGCCATGTAacaagattacctccaacaaaagAGTATCCAGTAGTAGATAtccgatcactagcagagccagcccaatcagcatcagaatacCCCACTAGTTCCATATGCCGATTCGGACGATAAATCAACCCTTTTCCAGGAGCACCTTTTAGATAACGAAGAACACGAACAGCAGCATCCCAATGTGTTTtttgaggagactgcatgaattGACTAAAGACCCCAACAGAATaggaaatgtcaggacgagtcacAATAAGGTAAATTAACTTGCCAATCAAGCTCCTGTACTAatgcacatcctggagaggtTCACCATCATCCACAAAAACTTTTGGTGATGGTTCATAGGAATATCAACAGGTCTGGATGCAAACATCCCAGTATCAGATAGAAGATCCATCACATACTTCATTTGAGatagactgatccctttcttgcagcggattacctcaatcccaaggaaataatgaagttggccCGGATCCTTTGTCTGAAAATGGCGCTGGAGATGATCTTTGACTTCAGAAATTCCCGCCTCATCATTACTAGTCagaataatgtcatcaacatatacaaccAAGACAACCAGCTTATCACCTCTGCGACGAACAAAcacagaatgatcagaataacactgagaaaaaccacaagtaactatggtagcactgaacttgtcaaaccatgcccgaggagacTGTTTCAGCCCATATATAGCCTTGTGAAAGCGACACACACAACTTGTTCTCTCACCCTGAGCAACATACCtcggaggttgctccatatacacctcttcctgtagatcaccatacaagaaagcattcttgatgtccaactgaaacaagggccaatcaaagttgacagtgTACACCCAGCGACACTGCACcagatccttaccaggaggtaaatctaccagactccaggtaccacgactcaaaagcgcatccatttctacatccatggcagcctTCCAGCCAGGGATACAAAGGGCCTCAGTATGAATACGGGGAATAGGGTTAGTGGAAAGAGATaaggcaagaccatggataggagagggaagatgagataaagaCACAAATttatcaataggatacacaaccatagatttgtGAGTGCAAGAACGAGTACATTTCCTATgcgcaattggtaagtcatcagacgGAGGAGGAACAGGAGCTTCACCTGAGGAAGCCGGCAATGGAAGGAGTGAAGCATCTGGGTACCTCGCCACTTGGCTGTCCAATCTTCTTCCTACGCTGATAAACCTATAGAGGAGGGGAGTCACTAGCACTAGAAGCATTAAGGAAGGGTATAAGGGAGGGTAtaggtggaggagatggagaagaccactcGACACTAGACGAGGGCACTGGAGGGGGTAGAATGAAGTACCTTCAAAGAAGGTCATATCGGCACTGACAAAGTTCCTGTGTGAAATAGGgtcataacacttataccctttctgagtacaaaaatagcccaaaaaaatacatttagtaGACCTAGGAGACAACTTATCAACCTGCATATGCAAATTATGAACAaagcacacacacccaaaaacccGAGGAGGCATAGGAAAACTCGGTAAATTAGGGAACATAACAGTGAAGGGAGATTTGTCGGAAAAAACAGAGGACGGCATGCGGttaatcaaatgacatgcaGTTAAGACACCACACCAAAAATGcttgggaacatgcatatgcaGCATCATGGCTCGAGAAACCTCAAGGAGGTGCCGACTTTTGTGCTCTGCTACTCCATTTTGCTGTGGAGTATAtgcacaactagtttggtggatcatcccatgagtatcacaaaaatcagaaatatcagtttgagcatattctaaagcattatcagaacgaaagattttaataggaatgccaaactgagtctttattttattatggaATTTTGTAAATACATGTAAAAATTCAGAcctgtcctttaacatgtaaagccatgtaaggcgggaatgatcatccacaaaagtcacaaaatagtGATACCCAAATCTATTACTGACTTTGCAAGGGCCTCATATATCAGAAtggattaaagaaaataaagacgaaCTACGAGACATAGAGCGAGATGGGAATGACACACGGTGATGTTTCGTCAACTCACAAACCTCACACTCTAACCTAGGAgtagacttaaaactaggaaataaaagctgTAACCTAAAAAGCgacaaatgacctaaacgaTAATGCCATTGAAAATGAGTGATGTCCCCAACAGCCGTAGCAGTAGCGGAAGAGGTAGGAACAGCCGTTGTTGAAGTAATATAATCCATTCTTTTCACGCCCTCCACTAATCGTCTTCCttgtgtgaagatcctgaaaaacacagtaagaaggaaataatgttactgagcaatttaacAAACTAGTTAATTGACTCacagagagaagacttaatggaaattgaggaACATGTAAGACAAAGGACAAGTTTATGGATGGGGTAGGTGAAATAGAACCGTGACCTAGAACTGGTGTTGAAGCACCATTAGCAAGAATCACAGAGTTAGAACTGGAACTAGTAGAAAAATCCTTAAAAATTGATGACTTACCGGTTATGTGGGCAAAAGCACCtaaatcaatgatccagggggtagatgTAGTAGTAAGGAGGGTTGAGGTACCTGTGTGAGCTAGGGTAGCAGCAAATGTATTAGTAGATGCCTCGAGAGTGTGCAAGCGCCAGAGCAACTGGTTGATGTCATCTCGCAGACCGGTGAATCTCCTAAAGAAGGTGTTGGTTTAGTGTCAACTGGAGCCATTGTGTTCGTACCATCATCAGACACTGCATGATCAGCTAACTGTGTTGTCCATTCTGGTTTGCCACGCTTTGCCCAACAAGTTTTCACAGTATGGTTGGGCTTTCCACAGAAAGTACACTGGCGTGCAGTACGGTCAGAGGGTTGTCCACCAGATCCTCGACCAGCCAATCCACAACCCCCCCACGACATCGACCACGTTCATGGTTGGCATGGAAGGtagaattgtctttggaagactgatcagGTTTGGTAGAAGAGGTAATGCGCTGCAAGCGTGAGTATATATCATTCAAAGTAGGCACAGTATCTCCTACAATTAAGTGACCCTTCACTGTCTCCAAGTCATTGTTCAGACCAGCCAAGAATTTAGAGACGAAGAACTCGTTACGTTGAGCCTTCAATTTTTCAATGTCAGTGGTTAAGGGttgaaagacattgagttcttcaaccataccCTTGAACGTACTGTAGTATTCTGCAAGTGGCTTGTCTGACTGGCGATACTGAAACAGTTTTTCATAGATATCATATATACGGGTCATATTCTTCTCCTGAGAGTAGGTctccttcaaatcattccacacTCCCTCAGCAGTAGAATGAAACATAACATTGGCAGCGACATCGGGTTCCATATTGTtccataaccaaattaaaattaatgcaTTCTCTTTCTGCCATTGGACATAACCAATTTCAGATTCTTTGGGAGAATCAGAGATGATGTAATCAAGCTTGTCCTTAGCCATCAGACATACCTTGACTGACTGAGCCCAAAGAAGGTAACTCGAGCTTCCCTTAAGCTTGATCGATGCAATCTGGACATTAACATTGTCCGAGGTAGaagaagtagtagtagtaggGGTAGGGACTTTGATCTCAGCCATgagaatcaaataataatcaCCCACCAAGAAGGAAAAACAGCAGCAGTAAGCAATC is a window from the Macadamia integrifolia cultivar HAES 741 chromosome 5, SCU_Mint_v3, whole genome shotgun sequence genome containing:
- the LOC122079386 gene encoding uncharacterized protein LOC122079386 isoform X2, whose product is MLKDRSEFLHVFTKFHNKIKTQFGIPIKIFRSDNALEYAQTDISDFCDTHGMIHQTSCAYTPQQNGVAEHKSRHLLEVSRAMMLHMHVPKHFWCGVLTACHLINRMPSSVFSDKSPFTVMFPNLPSFPMPPRVFGCVCFVHNLHMQVDKLSPRSTKCIFLGYFCTQKGYKCYDPISHRNFVSADMTFFEGTSFYPLQCPRLVSSGLLHLLHLYPPLYPSLMLLVLVTPLLYRFISVGRRLDSQVARYPDASLLPLPASSGEAPVPPPSDDLPIAHRKCTRSCTHKSMVVYPIDKFVSLSHLPSPIHGLALSLSTNPIPRIHTEALCIPGWKAAMDVEMDALLSRGTWSLVDLPPGKDLVQCRWVYTVNFDWPLFQLDIKNAFLYGDLQEEVYMEQPPRYVAQGERTSCVCRFHKAIYGLKQSPRAWFDKFSATIVTCGFSQCYSDHSVFVRRRGDKLVVLVVYVDDIILTSNDEAGISEVKDHLQRHFQTKDPGQLHYFLGIEVIRCKKGISLSQMKYVMDLLSDTGMFASRPVDIPMNHHQKFLWMMVNLSRMCISTGA